The sequence GGCGATCCTGGACATGTATCCGCGTCTGCGCGGTTCGGCTTCGTCGTTGCAGGCGTTCAGCACGCTCATCACCAATTCGGTCATCGCCGGCCTGCTGTCGGCGCTGCTCAGCCACAGCGGCCTGTCGCTTGCCATCGGCGCGGGGTGTTTCGCGCTGGCCAGCTTCGGGATGTGGTCATGGGAGATGCGGGTGTCTGGACGTGTGCTGCCGGCCAGCGTCGAGCCGCATCCGCTTGAATCCAGCGAGTCCGCCTGAGTCCGCGCCCATCCACGCAGCCAGCGCGGCGATGCGGGACAATGGCGTCCCCGCCGGCCCCACGCCGTCCACAGTGAGTTTTACGATGTCCATCGAGTCCAAGAACCGCCGCGATGCCCGCAAGAAGCAGGCCGAGCGCGAGAGCAACCGCGCCGCCGCCAATCCGCCTGCGCGCCCGGCCATCGAGCCGCACGCCGAGCTGCGCGACCAGCACCGGACCCTGCTGGCCGGCATCGTCCGCCGCGAGGGCGAATGGGTGCTGGGCATGGACGGCAAGATCGCCGGCGAGACCACCAGCGCCGCGCGCGTGCTGGCGCTGCTCATGCAGGCCGCCGAGCTGCACGAACGCCAGGGCACGCCGGTGCGGCTGATGTATTCGGACGCGCTCAAGGACGCCGCCCACGCCGAAGCCGCGGGCAATGGCCAGACCTTCGACGAGTTCAAGGCCGCGCTGGCCGCTGAACTGGGCGGCGGTGGCGAACCTGCTCCGCTGAGCCACTGACTCCGGCCAGCACTGGCAGAAAAAACTCCCGGCATGACCGGGAGTTTTTTTTGTCCATCCTTGGTAGCCGTCCTCGCGAACGGCCACCAGCGCGGGATCAGCCGGCGTTGGCTGCCGGAGCCGGAGCCGGAGCTCCCGCCGAGGCTTCCCAGCCGCACATCTGGCCCTCGTTCTGCTGCTTCAGCCATTCCTGCAGCGGCGAGAAGTATTCCAGCAGCGGGGCGGCGTCGAGCTTCTGGGTGCCGGTCAGCTCGTTGAGCGTGGCCTGCCACGGCTGGCTGGCGCCCTTGTTGAGCATCGCCCAGAACTTCTGGCCGGCTTCCTTGTTGCCGTAGAAGCTGCATTCGTTGAGCGGGCCGGTGTAGCCGGCCGCATCGCACAGGCCCTTGTAGAACTGGAACTGCAGCACGCGCGCCAGGAAGTAGCGGGTGTACGGGGTGTTGCCCGGCACGTGGTACTTGGCGCCCGGATCGAACAAGTCCTCGCCGCGCGCGGTGGCCGGGGCCACGCCCTGGTACTTCGCCTTCAGTTCCCACCACTTGGCGTTGTACTGCTCGGGCTTGATCGAGCCGTCGAACACGCCCCAGCGCCAGCGGTCGATCATCAGCCCGAACGGCAGGAACGACACGCCGCTCAGCGCCATGCGCATCTGGTTGTTGATCACCGCCTCGCGGCTTTCCTGCGGCTGGTCGACCAGGCCGATCGAGCTCAGGTAGCGAGGAGTCATCGCCAGCACGATGGTGTCGCCGATGGCCTCGTGGAAGCCGTCGTTGGCACCGCCCTGGAACAGCGGCTGCTGCGGGTTGTAGGCCAGGTCGTAATAGATGTGGCCCAGTTCGTGGTAGATCGTGGTGAAGTTTTCCTCGGTCGGGGTGATGCACATCTTGGTGCGCACGTCCGGGCTCTTGCCGTCCTCGCCACCCATGTTCATGTCCCAGGCGCTGGCGTGGCAGACCACATTGCGGTCCAGCGGCTTGATGAACTGGGTGTTCTGCCAGTAGCTCTCCGGCAGTTTGGGCATGCCCAGAGACACGTAGAAGTCCTCCGCGCGCTCGGTCATCTGCCTGGCGGTCAGCAGTTCGGCCTCACGCTGCGCCTTGAAGCGGGACTCGGCGCTGGCGGTGGCGCCCGGCTTGGCCAGGGCGGCGCTGAGGTTGGCCTGGTGCTGCTTTTCCAGCGCGGCGGTGATGTCCAGGCTGCCGGCACCAGCGTAGGGCTCGAGCATGTCCCACAGGTTGCTCCAGTCCTGCTGCCACATGTTGCCGGCGAGGTGCGCCGGGATCATGCCGCCGGCCACTTCGCCCTTGTCCTTGCCATAGGACTTCACCAGCTTGCTGCGGGTGTAGCAGTGCAGTTGCTCGTACAGCGGCTTGACCTGTTCCCACAGGCGGTCGGTTTCGGGGCCGACCTGCTCGGCCGGCATGTCGTAGGCGCTGCGCCACATCGCGCCGGCATCGGCAAAGCCCATTTCCCTGGCACCTTCGTTCACCAGTTCGACGAAGCGCTGGTAATCCTTGCGCATCGGCGCGGCGGTGGCGTGCCAGCCCTGCCAGGCGTCGAGCTGCTTGTCGTAGTCGCGCGAGCGCGCCAGCACCTGTTCCAGCTCACCGAGCTGGCGGCACTGCTTCGCATCGCCCTCGCCGGTGCAGTACTCGCCCGAGCCGTAGTCGCCTTCCATCTTGGTGGCGATGCGGGTCAGCTCGCCGAGCTTGGCCGGGTCACGCGGGGCCGGCATCGAGGTCGACAGCTTCAGCAGGTTGATCGCGCGCTTGGTGTCCTCGCTCATCGGCTGGCCGTCGTACTTGCCGGCCTGTTCGATCCAGCCATTGAGGATGGTCAGCCAGCGCTCGTTGGCCTTGGCCGCCACGCGCGCCGAGTCGTCATTGATGTAGGTCGACGACAGCCACTGGGCCGAGGTCATTTCCGGGTACATCGCCTTGAGCTCGGCGTTGACGCGGGCGATGAACTCATCGGCGCTTTCGGCCGGAGCGGCGCTCGCCGCCGGTGCGGTGGTTTCCGGCGCTGCTTCCTTCTTGCAGGCCGACAGCGAAAGGACGGCGGTGCCGATGGCAGCGGCCAGCAACAGGTGACGATGGTTCACGGATATCCCCGGTGGTGTTGAATACCGGCGAAGGCTAGAGGGCGTCACCCCTGGCCGCAAGTGCGCCGGTCGGCGCCGCAGCGCCATCAACAGCACGCCGCCGCCGATCATCGCCAGCCCGGCCCATCCGCGCCATGCCAGCCGTTCGTGCAGGAGGGCGCACCAGCAACACGCTGGGCTTGCCCGCCGGCGCTGCCTGCGAGCCTGCCGGCGTTGCAGGGCACGGAAGTCGAAGACCAGAAGGCACCCGCGGCCAGGGCGGACAGCGCGGACAGCGCAACCAACCCGGCGTGGCCGCCGGCAGCCGCGCCGGATTGCTCCACTGGCGGCGGCGGGCGCAACCGCCGTCTAGACGACCAAGGTGACGACGGTGCGCAGCTGGATCGCCAGGTCCGAGTGATCCGCTGCAGCGAAGGCTGACAGAGCCGACACCAGTGCCCAGAACAGCCATTGCGGATGGGGGGCATGACCGAGACTCCAAAGCGACCACCGTGGTGTCTGGCGTCAGGTCGCGCAACCGGCGAACAGGTCGCGCGAGCGGTCGTAGAGCGAGGTCCGCACCTGCATCAAGCCGAGCACGGACGGAAACAGATTGTCGTGATCGCTGCGCTGGGCAGCGCGCTGGCGCACGCACGCCAGATCCAGCCCGCGGTCCTGGGCAAACCCCTGCGAGAACCACATCACCATCGGTACCCGCGTCTGTTCCTGCGGCGCGATGGCGTAGGGCACGCCATGCAGGTACAGGCCCTTCTCGCCGAGTGATTCGCCATGGTCGGACAGATAGATCATCGCGCTGTCATAGTCGTCCATGGCGCGCAGCGTGCGGATCGTGCGGCTGAGGAAATGGTCGGTGTAGCGCACCGAGTTGTCGTAGCTGTTGACGATCTGCTCGCGGCTGCACTTGCCCAGGTCGGCCGTGTCGCAGGTGGGGCCGAAGTGCCTGAACGTGGCCGGATAACGCTGGAAGTAACTGGGACCGTGGTTGCCGAGCTGGTGCAGAACGACCACCCGGTCGCCGGGTTTGGCCCGCACCTGCGCGGCCAGGTCATCGAGCAGGATTTCATCCATGCAGCGGCCATCGGCGCACAGCCCCGGCTTGCGGGCCTCATCCAGGCGCTGGATCTCGAGCCCCTCGCATACGCCCTTGCAGCCGGACTGGTTGTCCCGCCACAGGGTCGAGATGCCCGCATGCTCGAGCACATGCAGCAAGGACTGGTGTCCGCGGATCTTCTTCTCGTCGTAATCGTGCCGGCCGAATGGAGAGAACATGCAGGGCAATGAAACTTCCGTGCTGGTGCCACAGGCATGCATGTCGGGAAAGTTGATCGCCTCGGTCTGGGCCAGTTCCGGTGTGGTCTGTCGCTCGTAGCCATTCAGTCCCCAATTCTGCGCACGCACCGTTTCGCCTACAACCAGCACCAGCAGGCGTGGGCGGCTGCCGGCAGCGCGGGGCAGGGTACTGGCGTCAGTGCCGAGTGGCAGCCTGGGTTGTTTGCCGATGGCACCGGCGGAGGAGAGGTTCTGCTTCAGCGCCACCAGGTAGTTGACCGGCGTGGCGAGGTAGCGCACTTCGCGATGGTTGCGCAGCAACGCCGAGAGGTCCTGGAAGGAAACCATGGCACTGGCGCCGCCGACAACGACGATGCCGGCGAGGAAGGCCAGTCGCCACAACAGCGCGTGGGTCCAGCGGCGCCGGCGCAGCCGCAGCCGCGACAGGGCCAGGATGGGAAGCACGGCATAGCCCAGCAGCGGCAGGATCAGCGCCGGCGTCATCAGCTCGCGCGATTCCTTCTGGTCGGTTGCCAGCACATTGCGCAGCATGTCCGCATCCAGGTACACGTTGTAGCTGTTCATGTAATGCGTGGCGAAGGCGGTGGCCACCAGCAGGACGACCAACAGCGACTTGGCGTTCCAGCGCCACAGCAACAGGCCGAGCAGCAACGCATGCACCGACACCAGCAGCGCCAACAGCGACCCGGCGAACAGCACGCTGCCCGGATGGGTTGCCATGGCGTTGCGCCAGAACAGCGCGTTGCAGGCCAGGGCGAAGAACGTGCTGGCTGCCAGGATCAAGGTCTCGGTGGACAGCTCGGGGCGCCAGCTGCGCAGGCCGGAAAGTGACGGAAGGCGGCTCCTGGTCTGGACGGCGGCGACATTCATGCCCGTGCTCCAGCGGTCGGTGCCTGGACGGCAACGGGCACAGCACCCGCGGCCAGTCGTGGGAACATGACCAGGAACAGCGTGGCTGCGACCAACCAGCTGATCCCCAGCGACCACAGGTCGTGCGAGAGGAAATGCGCGCCACGCAGTTGTTGGCCGGCGCCGAAAATCGCTCCGGCCAGCAACGCGGTGGCAAGCAGGCGCCCACGTAGCTGCGGGCGGACCACCCAGGCGAAGAAGTACAGCGCCACCCACGCATAGCCGGCGCTGGAATGACCGCCGGGAAAGCAGGCCGCAGACGGCATGTCCGGCGGCCGTGCCTCGAAGAGGCCGACGAAGCTGCGCGTACCGCCGTAGCGGTCCAGGTCCCACGGGCAGTCCATGTGGGTGAGCGACTTCAGCAGCGACACCAGGCCGGTGGACAGTCCAAGCGCAAGCAGCAGGTAAAGCAACGGACGGCGAAGCTGTCGCCAGCGGATATCGGTGCCGGCGCGCGCCAGCGCGGCCACGACCACCAACGACGCGCCCACGCTCAGCCACTTGCCGCCGCGATGGATCAAGCCACTGGTAAGCCATGCGTCCCTCAGTCCCCAATGGTTGCCTTCCAGCTGGTACAGATGGTCGGCAAGCCACAGGTCACCGCCACCGCCCATCAGCAGCGCGCTGAGCAGGACGAGTGCGGACGCAGGGAGGAAAAGGTGCTTGCAGGAAAACTCCAGGCGTGCCGGTGGCAGGCTCGAAGTGGAACGGAACAAGAAAGGCTTCATCAGCTGACATGCATGCCATCGGCAGGGAAGGCGGCATGGTCGGTCGGTCACTGTCGGAAGCCGGTTGGAGGTATGTCGGAGAGCCGTTAACAGCGCCGGGTTCAATCCTGCTCGATTCCGCCAACGGCCGTGGTGCCGGCATCGACCGTGCAGCCGGCGCGCATCGCGGTGCCGGGCAGCAGCAGCCAGCGGTTGCGATTGGCCGTACCGATGGCGATCACCTGGCTATGGTCCACGCAGGGGCTCAACGCGCGATCCAGCACGAACAGCCAGCGTCGCTTGGGCGCGGCGGCGAGCCAGCGGCTGGCATCGCGCCATTGTTCGGAAACGGGTCGCTTGAAGCCGAAGTCCACTGCGCGGGGACGGGCCTGCAGCAGGTTCTGTTCGCGCCAGGCCACCATGCCCAGTTCCGCACCCGGGCCGATGCGTGCCTGTACCTTGCGCATCACCGCCGAGGCAGAACTGTAGGGATCCAGGGTCGGCATCAGGCCCAGTCCGTAGCTGCACCACAGCAGTGCCGTCATTGCGACCACCGCCAGAGCGGCATGGCGCAGGCGCGTAACCGCCAGCACGATCAGCGTGGCGACGCCGAAGCCGAGCAGCCAGTATCCAAGGGGGTGCAGGACGGAAGGATCGATTGCCCGGCGCAAGGCAGCCTGCCGCGCCCAGCCTGCGCCGGCAATCGCGCCGGTGCCGGATATCAGCGCGCCTGCGCCCAACGCGGCGACGTACACGGCCAGTACCCAGCGCACGCCCGTGCGACGCAGCAGGCCAGGCAGCAGCGGGGCGGCGGCGATCGCCAGCGCCGGCAGCATCGGCAGCACATAGACCTCGCGTTTGCCGGGACTGAGGCTGAAGAACAGCAGCACCAGCGCGGACCAGCCGAGCAGCAGCAGGTGGCGCGGGTCGACGCGTCGGCAGCGCCGCCACCACGCCGGCAACAGCCAGGGCAGCAGCAGGCTGCCCGGCAGCCAGAGCAGGAGCATGACCTGCAGGTAGTACCAGGCGGGTTGGCGGTGGTGCCAGGCCGCGGCGTAACGCGTTCCGGTCTGTCTGAACAGCAGTTCGTGCGCGTAGGCCGGCAGGGCCGGATCGGCACCGTGCAGCAATGCAATGGACAGCGGCAGCAGCCAGACCGCCGTGCCTGCGAGGAACAACGGCGGCAGCAGGGCCCAGCGCCAGCGATCGCCCGGCCGTGCGGCGGCCAGCCTTGGCCTCCGCCGGCGCAAGGCCAGCCAGGGCAACAGCAC is a genomic window of Stenotrophomonas sp. Marseille-Q4652 containing:
- a CDS encoding M2 family metallopeptidase — encoded protein: MNHRHLLLAAAIGTAVLSLSACKKEAAPETTAPAASAAPAESADEFIARVNAELKAMYPEMTSAQWLSSTYINDDSARVAAKANERWLTILNGWIEQAGKYDGQPMSEDTKRAINLLKLSTSMPAPRDPAKLGELTRIATKMEGDYGSGEYCTGEGDAKQCRQLGELEQVLARSRDYDKQLDAWQGWHATAAPMRKDYQRFVELVNEGAREMGFADAGAMWRSAYDMPAEQVGPETDRLWEQVKPLYEQLHCYTRSKLVKSYGKDKGEVAGGMIPAHLAGNMWQQDWSNLWDMLEPYAGAGSLDITAALEKQHQANLSAALAKPGATASAESRFKAQREAELLTARQMTERAEDFYVSLGMPKLPESYWQNTQFIKPLDRNVVCHASAWDMNMGGEDGKSPDVRTKMCITPTEENFTTIYHELGHIYYDLAYNPQQPLFQGGANDGFHEAIGDTIVLAMTPRYLSSIGLVDQPQESREAVINNQMRMALSGVSFLPFGLMIDRWRWGVFDGSIKPEQYNAKWWELKAKYQGVAPATARGEDLFDPGAKYHVPGNTPYTRYFLARVLQFQFYKGLCDAAGYTGPLNECSFYGNKEAGQKFWAMLNKGASQPWQATLNELTGTQKLDAAPLLEYFSPLQEWLKQQNEGQMCGWEASAGAPAPAPAANAG
- a CDS encoding phosphoethanolamine--lipid A transferase; the protein is MNVAAVQTRSRLPSLSGLRSWRPELSTETLILAASTFFALACNALFWRNAMATHPGSVLFAGSLLALLVSVHALLLGLLLWRWNAKSLLVVLLVATAFATHYMNSYNVYLDADMLRNVLATDQKESRELMTPALILPLLGYAVLPILALSRLRLRRRRWTHALLWRLAFLAGIVVVGGASAMVSFQDLSALLRNHREVRYLATPVNYLVALKQNLSSAGAIGKQPRLPLGTDASTLPRAAGSRPRLLVLVVGETVRAQNWGLNGYERQTTPELAQTEAINFPDMHACGTSTEVSLPCMFSPFGRHDYDEKKIRGHQSLLHVLEHAGISTLWRDNQSGCKGVCEGLEIQRLDEARKPGLCADGRCMDEILLDDLAAQVRAKPGDRVVVLHQLGNHGPSYFQRYPATFRHFGPTCDTADLGKCSREQIVNSYDNSVRYTDHFLSRTIRTLRAMDDYDSAMIYLSDHGESLGEKGLYLHGVPYAIAPQEQTRVPMVMWFSQGFAQDRGLDLACVRQRAAQRSDHDNLFPSVLGLMQVRTSLYDRSRDLFAGCAT
- a CDS encoding phosphatase PAP2 family protein; its protein translation is MFRSTSSLPPARLEFSCKHLFLPASALVLLSALLMGGGGDLWLADHLYQLEGNHWGLRDAWLTSGLIHRGGKWLSVGASLVVVAALARAGTDIRWRQLRRPLLYLLLALGLSTGLVSLLKSLTHMDCPWDLDRYGGTRSFVGLFEARPPDMPSAACFPGGHSSAGYAWVALYFFAWVVRPQLRGRLLATALLAGAIFGAGQQLRGAHFLSHDLWSLGISWLVAATLFLVMFPRLAAGAVPVAVQAPTAGARA
- a CDS encoding glycosyltransferase family 39 protein, with the translated sequence MRQPSPPDEPRFVLAARTMVESGRWLLPHRGSELYAEKPPVFMWMQAAAYQLLGRWEVAFLLPSLLAALLTLALTWDLARRLWNHRVAGYAAVALFACLQFGLMAKRGQIDMALVAMTTLSLWGLMRHLLRGPDWPAFAIGVVAAGIGTVTKGVGFLPLLVLLPWLALRRRRPRLAAARPGDRWRWALLPPLFLAGTAVWLLPLSIALLHGADPALPAYAHELLFRQTGTRYAAAWHHRQPAWYYLQVMLLLWLPGSLLLPWLLPAWWRRCRRVDPRHLLLLGWSALVLLFFSLSPGKREVYVLPMLPALAIAAAPLLPGLLRRTGVRWVLAVYVAALGAGALISGTGAIAGAGWARQAALRRAIDPSVLHPLGYWLLGFGVATLIVLAVTRLRHAALAVVAMTALLWCSYGLGLMPTLDPYSSASAVMRKVQARIGPGAELGMVAWREQNLLQARPRAVDFGFKRPVSEQWRDASRWLAAAPKRRWLFVLDRALSPCVDHSQVIAIGTANRNRWLLLPGTAMRAGCTVDAGTTAVGGIEQD